A genome region from Sphingobium sp. WTD-1 includes the following:
- a CDS encoding serine hydrolase domain-containing protein, which yields MATAKVTDAAAARAAGMDPDRLDALVDHLDRTYVQSGKLPHMQMLVSRDEVPLLSVSRGQARMTGEPLQADALFRIASMTKPVTSVAFMRLVEQGKVALNDPVTDVLPEFADLRVGAGGRGRMKRPMRMIDLLRHTSGLTYGLQRQTPIDACYRELGLDEFQQKRSSDEFIAALASLPLEFSPGERWNYGVSTDVLGVIVERLSGQDLERHFREHIFAPLGMTDTFFTIPVDRIDRLTDAWRLEDDRLKLKDRGARSSWRRKLRFRSGGGGLISSTADYHRFARMLLRGGELDGARLLQPETVAQMRTNHLPGGGDLASMSQAMFSEADYAGVGFGLGFAMTLANQQFYWGGVFSTYFFIDPVERLIGLFMTQHLPSSTYPVRAELRAGIGAAIVTRRGRG from the coding sequence GCGGGGATGGACCCTGACCGGCTGGATGCGCTGGTGGATCATCTGGACCGGACCTATGTGCAGAGCGGCAAATTGCCGCATATGCAGATGCTGGTGTCGCGCGACGAAGTGCCGTTGCTGTCGGTCAGCCGGGGGCAGGCGCGGATGACCGGCGAGCCTTTGCAGGCCGATGCGCTGTTCCGCATCGCGTCCATGACCAAGCCGGTCACCAGCGTCGCCTTCATGCGGCTGGTCGAGCAGGGAAAGGTGGCGCTGAACGATCCGGTGACGGACGTGCTGCCCGAATTTGCCGACCTGCGCGTTGGGGCGGGCGGGCGCGGGCGGATGAAGCGGCCAATGCGGATGATCGATCTGCTGCGCCACACATCGGGCCTGACCTATGGGCTGCAACGACAGACGCCGATCGACGCATGCTATCGCGAGCTGGGGCTGGACGAGTTCCAGCAGAAGCGGTCGTCGGACGAGTTCATCGCCGCGCTGGCCAGCCTGCCGCTGGAATTTTCGCCGGGCGAGCGCTGGAATTACGGCGTGTCGACCGATGTGCTGGGCGTGATCGTCGAGCGACTGTCGGGGCAGGATCTGGAGCGCCATTTTCGCGAGCATATCTTTGCGCCGCTTGGAATGACGGACACATTCTTCACCATCCCGGTAGACCGGATCGATCGTCTGACCGACGCCTGGCGGCTGGAGGATGACCGGCTGAAGCTCAAGGATCGCGGCGCGCGCAGCAGTTGGCGGCGCAAGCTGCGGTTTCGTTCGGGCGGGGGTGGGCTGATTTCCTCGACCGCCGATTATCATCGCTTTGCCCGGATGCTGCTGCGCGGTGGCGAGCTTGATGGCGCGCGGCTGTTACAGCCCGAAACGGTGGCGCAGATGCGGACCAATCATCTGCCCGGCGGCGGCGACCTTGCCAGCATGTCGCAGGCGATGTTCAGCGAGGCCGATTATGCCGGGGTCGGTTTCGGCCTGGGCTTTGCGATGACGCTGGCGAACCAGCAATTTTACTGGGGCGGGGTATTCTCGACCTATTTCTTCATCGATCCGGTCGAGCGGCTGATCGGCCTGTTCATGACCCAGCATCTGCCGTCCAGCACCTATCCGGTGCGGGCGGAATTGCGGGCCGGGATCGGGGCGGCCATCGTCACGCGACGCGGTCGGGGCTGA